The following coding sequences lie in one Takifugu flavidus isolate HTHZ2018 chromosome 4, ASM371156v2, whole genome shotgun sequence genomic window:
- the sycp1 gene encoding synaptonemal complex protein 1 isoform X1, with the protein MLTVTLASRMEKERGFNFQLLIPSKVNNCQAVRPQENLENCSGFINTLQKGFSNFNSKEQTKSTKPGFPKIKVMPPLEKEERKYNSVQLFSKLFDEVEKIRCWKVQTNSDNVEKERRLHQNGRTIESLQRTIQELQFCNESLSMKMQEHLDDIENLRNKNNVTKNLCNTLNDTFQRTAEKIQLFESEREETHHLFVENIENIQKMIAEFEILRFQAEADQQEMQKVKEKMLQFEDLQEKYHYEYNVKEEEVAVLQTKLKDKENELQNILLEFSESQKCCRQLQETTNEQHELLKKSQAEQDSLLQELHNAKQCCEETQKNCDAIGALLEQNKEECAINIQNKDSKLEELSRVQQQQAQKLEQSQIKIQELQNALTLETERVKELKDDLSANVKDLERSNTLLEEAAEQSAKKSLELKLLQDDLEKKYKCIDSMKVKIDLSEARVKEMTAELLKKNEESLQLKSEFEVATAANNMLKDAHDAAEKAKEDLMKKSKDSENTVQELEGYLSTEKQNNRENTIQIEQLKKELIHHEMRYEELLVKFNELQSEKTAIQQKFEFGISSVKAMKADMKLSEAKAMKQTREIQELESENQHLRNEVNSIKLQIQRKREQTETFEKKIEDNFAHLQGEITQKEKRIKVLEKKLFNLRKNSNKALENQKEISVQQEEHKQLQKPHEEETQRLLNDIESESALASELTDEVGKDKLTAVDVIKNKEETELKCQQKIADMVALMEKHKGHYEQIVGEKDAELVMRKKKETEALAHYKSLELELMSVKTDISQLKLELKTEVTKKQNVLEELSAMKKGMSSMKTSLPSDVVNKESPDLSSNAGVCAKTPKEFSKAQKAPSSKKDHRAEVQKKTKCESEITKTLHGAVPRPKAYRIKTPPSAPNAHWKMATMDLDFKSDSSDQSDILNFAGTPPAPALKSNILPKVRNPARQKSPENKLKFASMKRMRDAGWTAVTGCDHKKKKNNEKIFA; encoded by the exons ATGCTAACTGTAACGCTGGCAAGTAG gatgGAGAAAGAACGGGGCTTTAACTTCCAACTGCTCATCCCTTCGAAGGTGAATAATTGCCAGGCGGTCCGACCCCAGGAAAATTTAGAAAACTGTAGCGGGTTCATTAATACTCTTCAAAAG GGTTTTAGTAATTTTAATAGCAAAGAGCAGACCAAGTCAACTAAACCAG GTTTTCCTAAGATAAAAGTTATGCCACCATTGGAGAAAGAGGAG AGGAAATACAATTCTGTACAGCTTTTTTCCAAGCTGTTTGATGAGGTTGAGAAAATTAGATGCTGGAAAGTACAAACCAATAGTGACAATGttgaaaaggaaagaagacTGCACCAAAACGGGAGAACAATTGAAAGTTTGCAAAGAACCATTCAAGAATTACAG TTTTGTAATGAAAGCCTAAGCATGAAGATGCAGGAACATTTGGATGACATTGAGAATTTAAGGAACAA AAACAATGTAACAAAGAACTTGTGCAACACTCTCAATGATACTTTTCAGCGAACAGctgaaaaaatacaattat TTGAatctgaaagagaagaaacacatcATCTCTTTGttgaaaatattgaaaatattcAG AAAATGATTGCAGAATTTGAAATCCTTCGCTTTCAGGCAGAAGCTGATCAGCAAGAGATGCagaaag TTAAAGAGAAAATGCTACAGTTTGAAGATTTACAAGAGAAATATCACTATGAATATAACGtaaaagaggaagag GTTGCAGTCCTTCAAACAAAGCTTAAGGATAAGGAAAATGAACTCCAAAATATCCTCCTTGAGTTTAGTGAAAGCCAGAAGTGCTGTAGACAACTTCAAGAAACAACAA ATGAACAGCATGAACTTCTTAAAAAGTCACAAGCTGAACAGGACTCCCTTCTTCAAGAACTGCACAATGCCAAACAATGCTGTGAAGAAACTCAG AAAAATTGCGATGCTATTGGTGCTCTCTTGGaacaaaataaagaagaatGTGCAATAAATATACAAAACAAAGACTCTAAactggaggagctcagcagagttcaacaacaacaagcacaAAAACTGGAGCAAAGTCAGATAAAGATTCAGGAACTTCAAAATGCACTGACTTTAGAAACAGAAAG GGTAAAAGAACTAAAAGATGACCTTAGCGCAAACGTCAAGGACCTTGAAAGGAGCAACACACTTTTAG aagaagcagcagaacagagtGCAAAGAAAAGTCTAGAGCTTAAACTCCTTCAAGATGATTTg GAGAAAAAGTACAAATGCATTGATTCCATGAAGGTTAAGATTGATCTCTCTGAAGCAAGAGTGAAGGAAATGACAGCTGagcttttaaagaaaaatgaggaATCTTTACAATTGAAG AGTGAATTCGAGGTTGCCACCGCTGCAAATAATATGCTCAAAGATGCACATGATGCTGCTGAAAAGGCAAAAGAAGATCTAATGAAAAAGTCCAAAGACTCagag AACACTGTACAGGAGTTGGAGGGTTATTTATCTACTGAAAAGCAGAACAATAGAGAAAACACCATTCAGATTGAGCAACTAAAAAAGGAACTCATACATCATGA AATGAGGTACGAAGAGCTGTTAGTCAAATTTAATGAGCTGCAGTCTGAGAAAACAGCCATCCAACAGAAGTTCGAATTTGGAATTTCAAGTGTGAAAGCTATGAAGGCAGATATGAAG tTGAGTGAAGCGAAAGCCATGAAGCAAACAAGAGAAATTCAAGAACTAGAGAGTGAAAACCAGCATTTGCG AAATGAAGTGAACTCAATCAAACTCCAAatccagagaaagagagagcaaaCAGAAACTTTTGAGAAGAAAATTGAAGACAAT TTTGCACATCTTCAAGGTGAAATaacacaaaaagagaaaagaatcaAAGTCCTGGAAAAAAAG CTCTTCAATCTTAGAAAAAATAGTAATAAAGCCCTGGAGAACCAAAAAGAG ATCAGTGTTCAACAAGAGGAGCACAAGCAACTTCAAAAACCTCACGAGGAAGAAACTCAGAGATTGTTGAATGACATCGAGTCCGAATCCGCACTTGCATCGGAGCTGACAGACGAG GTGGGAAAAGACAAATTAACAGCAGTGGATGTCATTAAAAACAAGGAAGAAACAGAACTCAAGTGTCAACAGAAGATAGCAGATATGGTGGCATTGATGGAAAAACACAAG GGCCATTATGAACAGATAGTTGGGGAAAAGGATGCAGAGCTTGTtatgaggaagaagaaagagactGAGGCACTTGCCCATTATAAATCACTG GAATTGGAGCTCATGAGTGTTAAAACTGATATCAGCCAACTAAAACTAGAGCTAAAGACTGAAGTAACAAAAAAG CAAAATGTGCTGGAAGAGCTTTCTGCTATGAAGAAAGGAATGTCATCAATGAAAACCAGTCTGCCTTCAGATGTAGTAAACAAAGAG TCTCCAGATTTGAGCAGTAATGCGGGGGTGTGTGCAAAGACTCCAAAGGAGTTCTCTAAGGCCCAGAAAGCCCCTTCCTCCAAGAAAGACCACAGAGCTGAAGTTCAGAAGAAAACA AAATGTGAATCTGAAATCACCAAAACACTGCATGGAGCTGTACCAAGGCCCAAG GCTTATAGAATTAAAACACCACCTTCTGCCCCGAATGCTCACTGGAAGATGGCCACAATGGACCTGGACTTCAAGTCTGACAGCTCTGATCAGAGTGATATTTTA AACTTTGCAGGCACACCTCCTGCACCCGCTTTAAAATCTAACATCTTACCAAAG GTCCGTAATCCTGCAAGGCAGAAGTCCCCAGAGAACAAGTTAAAGTTTGCTTCAATGAAAAGGATGAGAGACGCTGGCTGGACTGCTGTTACTGGCTGTGAccataaaaagaagaagaacaatgaGAAGATTTTTGCATAA
- the slc16a1a gene encoding monocarboxylate transporter 1a — translation MPGAVGGPQGYTPPEGGWGWMVVVGAFISIGFSYAFPKSITVFFKEIEVIFNVTSSQVSWISSIMLAVMYGGGPLSSILVNKYGSRPVMIAGGCLSGIGLIGASFCNSVQALYFCIGVVGGLGLAFNLNPALTMIGKYFFKKRPIANGLAMAGSPVFLSTLAPLNTWFFDKFGWRGSFMILGGLLFNCCVAGSLMRPIGPKPTPAPKTTERRTISQTINSFIDLSLFKHRGFLLYIMGNIIMFFGLFAPLVFLSNYAKSKEIPKEKAAFLLSVLAFVDMVARPSMGIVANTKWVRPRVQYFFAASVLYNGVCHVLAPMSVDYKGFVIYAIFFGFAFGWLSSVLFETLMDLVGAQRFSSAVGLVTIVECGPVLLGPPLLGKFKDIYHDYKYTYQGCGILLIVSSIFLFFGMGINYRLLDKEKKEEERRARLGGREQKSQKDNVAKPTEARNTEDTV, via the exons ATGCCTGGCGCTGTGGGTGGTCCTCAAGGCTACACACCGCCTGAGGGTGGCTGGGGATGGATGGTGGTAGTCGGTGCCTTCATCTCCATTGGGTTCTCTTACGCCTTCCCCAAGTCCATCACTGTCTTTTTTAAAGAGATCGAGGTGATCTTCAATGTGACCAGCAGCCAGGTGTCCTGGATCTCATCCATCATGTTAGCAGTCATGTACGGCGGAG GTCCACTCAGCAGTATCCTGGTGAATAAATATGGAAGTCGCCCTGTCATGATTGCAGGAGGATGTTTGTCTGGAATTGGACTTATTGGTGCCTCTTTTTGCAACTCTGTTCAAGCATTGTACTTTTGTATCGGTGTGGTTGGAG gtttAGGACTGGCCTTCAACCTCAATCCTGCCCTCACAATGATTGGAAAGTACTTCTTCAAGAAGCGGCCTATTGCCAATGGACTTGCCATGGCTGGAAGCcccgtcttcctctccactCTAGCTCCTTTAAACACATGGTTCTTTGACAAATTTGGCTGGAGAGGGAGTTTCATGATCCTGGGTGGCCTCCTCTTCAACTGTTGTGTGGCTGGTTCTCTCATGCGACCTATTGGACCAAAACCCACTCCTGCTCCAAAAACCACAGAGAGGAGGACCATATCCCAGACCATTAATAGCTTTATTGACCTCTCTTTGTTCAAGCACCGTGGCTTTTTGTTGTACATCATGGGCAATATTATCATGTTTTTTGGCCTTTTTGCCCCACTGGTGTTCCTTAGTAATTATGCAAAGAGTAAAGAAATCCCGAAAGAGAAGGCAGCTTTTTTACTCTCTGTGCTGGCCTTTGTCGATATGGTTGCCCGGCCCTCGATGGGAATTGTGGCTAACACTAAGTGGGTCAGGCCCAGAGTTCAATATTTCTTTGCTGCATCCGTGCTGTATAACGGTGTTTGTCATGTCCTAGCACCAATGTCAGTTGACTACAAAGGGTTTGTTATTTATGCAATCTTCTTTGGGTTTGCTTTTGGCTGGTTGAGCTCAGTCCTCTTTGAAACATTGATGGATTTGGTGGGAGCACAACGTTTCTCCAGTGCTGTTGGTCTTGTGACCATTGTGGAGTGTGGGCCTGTGCTGTTGGGCCCCCCTTTACTTG GAAAGTTCAAGGACATCTATCATGATTACAAGTACACATACCAGGGCTGTGGAATCCTCCTTATTGTCTCAAGCATCTTCCTGTTTTTTGGAATGGGAATTAACTACAGACTGCtggacaaagagaaaaaagaggaagaaaggagggccAGGCTGGGAGGCAGAGAACAAAAGTCCCAAAAAGACAATGTTGCCAAACCGACTGAAGCTAGGAACACAGAGGACACTGTCTAA
- the sycp1 gene encoding synaptonemal complex protein 1 isoform X2 gives MEKERGFNFQLLIPSKVNNCQAVRPQENLENCSGFINTLQKGFSNFNSKEQTKSTKPGFPKIKVMPPLEKEERKYNSVQLFSKLFDEVEKIRCWKVQTNSDNVEKERRLHQNGRTIESLQRTIQELQFCNESLSMKMQEHLDDIENLRNKNNVTKNLCNTLNDTFQRTAEKIQLFESEREETHHLFVENIENIQKMIAEFEILRFQAEADQQEMQKVKEKMLQFEDLQEKYHYEYNVKEEEVAVLQTKLKDKENELQNILLEFSESQKCCRQLQETTNEQHELLKKSQAEQDSLLQELHNAKQCCEETQKNCDAIGALLEQNKEECAINIQNKDSKLEELSRVQQQQAQKLEQSQIKIQELQNALTLETERVKELKDDLSANVKDLERSNTLLEEAAEQSAKKSLELKLLQDDLEKKYKCIDSMKVKIDLSEARVKEMTAELLKKNEESLQLKSEFEVATAANNMLKDAHDAAEKAKEDLMKKSKDSENTVQELEGYLSTEKQNNRENTIQIEQLKKELIHHEMRYEELLVKFNELQSEKTAIQQKFEFGISSVKAMKADMKLSEAKAMKQTREIQELESENQHLRNEVNSIKLQIQRKREQTETFEKKIEDNFAHLQGEITQKEKRIKVLEKKLFNLRKNSNKALENQKEISVQQEEHKQLQKPHEEETQRLLNDIESESALASELTDEVGKDKLTAVDVIKNKEETELKCQQKIADMVALMEKHKGHYEQIVGEKDAELVMRKKKETEALAHYKSLELELMSVKTDISQLKLELKTEVTKKQNVLEELSAMKKGMSSMKTSLPSDVVNKESPDLSSNAGVCAKTPKEFSKAQKAPSSKKDHRAEVQKKTKCESEITKTLHGAVPRPKAYRIKTPPSAPNAHWKMATMDLDFKSDSSDQSDILNFAGTPPAPALKSNILPKVRNPARQKSPENKLKFASMKRMRDAGWTAVTGCDHKKKKNNEKIFA, from the exons atgGAGAAAGAACGGGGCTTTAACTTCCAACTGCTCATCCCTTCGAAGGTGAATAATTGCCAGGCGGTCCGACCCCAGGAAAATTTAGAAAACTGTAGCGGGTTCATTAATACTCTTCAAAAG GGTTTTAGTAATTTTAATAGCAAAGAGCAGACCAAGTCAACTAAACCAG GTTTTCCTAAGATAAAAGTTATGCCACCATTGGAGAAAGAGGAG AGGAAATACAATTCTGTACAGCTTTTTTCCAAGCTGTTTGATGAGGTTGAGAAAATTAGATGCTGGAAAGTACAAACCAATAGTGACAATGttgaaaaggaaagaagacTGCACCAAAACGGGAGAACAATTGAAAGTTTGCAAAGAACCATTCAAGAATTACAG TTTTGTAATGAAAGCCTAAGCATGAAGATGCAGGAACATTTGGATGACATTGAGAATTTAAGGAACAA AAACAATGTAACAAAGAACTTGTGCAACACTCTCAATGATACTTTTCAGCGAACAGctgaaaaaatacaattat TTGAatctgaaagagaagaaacacatcATCTCTTTGttgaaaatattgaaaatattcAG AAAATGATTGCAGAATTTGAAATCCTTCGCTTTCAGGCAGAAGCTGATCAGCAAGAGATGCagaaag TTAAAGAGAAAATGCTACAGTTTGAAGATTTACAAGAGAAATATCACTATGAATATAACGtaaaagaggaagag GTTGCAGTCCTTCAAACAAAGCTTAAGGATAAGGAAAATGAACTCCAAAATATCCTCCTTGAGTTTAGTGAAAGCCAGAAGTGCTGTAGACAACTTCAAGAAACAACAA ATGAACAGCATGAACTTCTTAAAAAGTCACAAGCTGAACAGGACTCCCTTCTTCAAGAACTGCACAATGCCAAACAATGCTGTGAAGAAACTCAG AAAAATTGCGATGCTATTGGTGCTCTCTTGGaacaaaataaagaagaatGTGCAATAAATATACAAAACAAAGACTCTAAactggaggagctcagcagagttcaacaacaacaagcacaAAAACTGGAGCAAAGTCAGATAAAGATTCAGGAACTTCAAAATGCACTGACTTTAGAAACAGAAAG GGTAAAAGAACTAAAAGATGACCTTAGCGCAAACGTCAAGGACCTTGAAAGGAGCAACACACTTTTAG aagaagcagcagaacagagtGCAAAGAAAAGTCTAGAGCTTAAACTCCTTCAAGATGATTTg GAGAAAAAGTACAAATGCATTGATTCCATGAAGGTTAAGATTGATCTCTCTGAAGCAAGAGTGAAGGAAATGACAGCTGagcttttaaagaaaaatgaggaATCTTTACAATTGAAG AGTGAATTCGAGGTTGCCACCGCTGCAAATAATATGCTCAAAGATGCACATGATGCTGCTGAAAAGGCAAAAGAAGATCTAATGAAAAAGTCCAAAGACTCagag AACACTGTACAGGAGTTGGAGGGTTATTTATCTACTGAAAAGCAGAACAATAGAGAAAACACCATTCAGATTGAGCAACTAAAAAAGGAACTCATACATCATGA AATGAGGTACGAAGAGCTGTTAGTCAAATTTAATGAGCTGCAGTCTGAGAAAACAGCCATCCAACAGAAGTTCGAATTTGGAATTTCAAGTGTGAAAGCTATGAAGGCAGATATGAAG tTGAGTGAAGCGAAAGCCATGAAGCAAACAAGAGAAATTCAAGAACTAGAGAGTGAAAACCAGCATTTGCG AAATGAAGTGAACTCAATCAAACTCCAAatccagagaaagagagagcaaaCAGAAACTTTTGAGAAGAAAATTGAAGACAAT TTTGCACATCTTCAAGGTGAAATaacacaaaaagagaaaagaatcaAAGTCCTGGAAAAAAAG CTCTTCAATCTTAGAAAAAATAGTAATAAAGCCCTGGAGAACCAAAAAGAG ATCAGTGTTCAACAAGAGGAGCACAAGCAACTTCAAAAACCTCACGAGGAAGAAACTCAGAGATTGTTGAATGACATCGAGTCCGAATCCGCACTTGCATCGGAGCTGACAGACGAG GTGGGAAAAGACAAATTAACAGCAGTGGATGTCATTAAAAACAAGGAAGAAACAGAACTCAAGTGTCAACAGAAGATAGCAGATATGGTGGCATTGATGGAAAAACACAAG GGCCATTATGAACAGATAGTTGGGGAAAAGGATGCAGAGCTTGTtatgaggaagaagaaagagactGAGGCACTTGCCCATTATAAATCACTG GAATTGGAGCTCATGAGTGTTAAAACTGATATCAGCCAACTAAAACTAGAGCTAAAGACTGAAGTAACAAAAAAG CAAAATGTGCTGGAAGAGCTTTCTGCTATGAAGAAAGGAATGTCATCAATGAAAACCAGTCTGCCTTCAGATGTAGTAAACAAAGAG TCTCCAGATTTGAGCAGTAATGCGGGGGTGTGTGCAAAGACTCCAAAGGAGTTCTCTAAGGCCCAGAAAGCCCCTTCCTCCAAGAAAGACCACAGAGCTGAAGTTCAGAAGAAAACA AAATGTGAATCTGAAATCACCAAAACACTGCATGGAGCTGTACCAAGGCCCAAG GCTTATAGAATTAAAACACCACCTTCTGCCCCGAATGCTCACTGGAAGATGGCCACAATGGACCTGGACTTCAAGTCTGACAGCTCTGATCAGAGTGATATTTTA AACTTTGCAGGCACACCTCCTGCACCCGCTTTAAAATCTAACATCTTACCAAAG GTCCGTAATCCTGCAAGGCAGAAGTCCCCAGAGAACAAGTTAAAGTTTGCTTCAATGAAAAGGATGAGAGACGCTGGCTGGACTGCTGTTACTGGCTGTGAccataaaaagaagaagaacaatgaGAAGATTTTTGCATAA